The following DNA comes from Bacteroidota bacterium.
CCGAGAGGTCGAGCACGTCGATGCCCTGGTCGTAGATGGCCGCCGCGTAGGCGATGTCGCCGACGATGTCGAGGTCGTGGTAGTAGGTCTGCCCGTCGGTGCCGTTGATCTGGCCGACGAGCGGGGGGTCGGTGGGGTCGTCGGCGAGGTGGTAGATGCGGAGGCCGCCGGGGTCGCGCCCTCCGACGACGTAGAGGTAGTCGCCGTCGACCAAGATGTTGTGCGAGCCGCCGTCGGGCCGGCTGGGCTGCACGTCGAGCCGCCCCGCGACTTGCGGGCTGGCCGGGTCCGAGAGGTCGACGATGAGGATGTCCTTGAATTCGTGGGCGAGGTAGGCGTACTGCCGGTAGGTCTTGATGTCCTTCGCGTCGGCGACGACGCCGAAGGTTCCGACGGTAATGCCTGGGACGAAGCCGACCTCCGTTGGGGTCGCCCGGTCGAGGTCGACGATGCTGAGACCTTCGTTCCGAGAGGTCAGCAGGGCGTATTCGCGGCCCGTGGCGGGGTCAACATACCCCCAGAGGTCGCCGTAGCTGCCGCGCTCGTCGAGTTGGCCGAGCAAGGTGGTGTTGAAGGCGTCCGTCGGCCGCGCACGCGTCTCCTGGCTGATGTCGACGACCTCGCCGCCACTGCTGAGGGCTTCGACGCGGTAGTACCGGAGGTCAATGCCGCCTACGGCGTGAGTGTAGGAAGAGCGCGAGGGGGGCAGCGTAGCCAGGAGGTCGCTGGCCGGAGAGGTGAGGCCGGTGTAGACCCGGAGCCCGGCCACCTCGGGTGGGGCATCGTAGGACCACGTCAGGTCGACGCCGCTCCCGTTGGGGGTGCCTTCCAGGCCTGCAATGCGGGCGGGCCGGATCGTGAGCGTCGAGGGGTCGGCTTCGAGGAAGCTCCGGCCGTCGACCAGCCTCGACTGGAAGATGTAGACATGATCCTCGAGCGGGCCACTGAGAAACGAAGCGCCGGCATAGGCTTGACCGGTCGAGTCATAGTCGCTCGCCATCACGTAGAGCCACTCCCGCCCGCCTTCGACGCTTCCGTCGGGTTCCCACGCGAAGTCAGGGGTGCTCGCCTCGGCGAAGACGAGGTTGAGACGCCGCGGGTTGGCCGGGTCGGAGATGTCGTAGGCTTCGCCGGGGACCGTCCCCACGCCGACCGTGCTCCAGGTGCCGGTGGTACCAGTGGGGCGGAACGTCTGGCCGCGCGTCTCGAGCGCGTCGGAGAACACGATCTGGACCGGGAACGCTTCGCTGGGCGAGACGCTGGAGCCCCCGAGGAACTGGGTGCCAAAAAGCACCCCGAGCACGTCGTTCCCGAGCACGGACGCGCCCTCGAGCCACTGCGGCGATCCTTCCCAGGTCACGGAGAGGTCCACGCCCATGCGCTGGGCCTGGGCATCGTACGCTTTCTGTGGGTCCGGCGTGTCTGGCCCGGCGAGGCGCTGGGGCTGAGCGGTGGCCGCGGTGGCGAGGAGGGCGGCGGCGAGGAGCGTGGCCAGGCGCATGGAAGAGCAGGGTAAAGGGGGAAAGGCGCAGAAGCTACACGAAACCCTCGGTGGGTGCCACCCCGCCGGGTGCTACATCCCGGCCTGCGGCTCGAAGCGCGCCCGGAGCCAGTCGCCGTCGAGCGCAGCCGAGGCGAGGCGGTAGTAGGCCAGGAAGTTCGGCAGCCCGAACGTGCGCCGCTGGTTGCGGACCTGCACCACGAGTTCGTCCCCGAACTGCTCGGCCGAGACGTCGTCGGCCTCGGCGAACGGGAGGTGGGCCGAGAGGACGTAGGCCTCGCCCTCGGTGTCCATCCGGTAGGCCTGCTCGGCGTAAAAGACCTCGGCCGGGTCGCGCTCGGCGTAGAGGCCGGCCCCGATCTCGCGCAGCAAGTCGAGGCCGAAGACCTCGCGCCCGACGTGCGGCACGCGCAAGATCGGCAGCGGCGAGAAGCTGCCCTCGATCTCCTCCAGGTAGCCCGCCTGCGCCGCGACGTAGGCCGCCATCACCTCGCCGGCCTGCTCCGGCGGGATGATCCGGTTGACGACGACCGCGTCGACGCCGTAGCCGTAGAGCTGGAGGTAGGTGTAGGCCCGCCGCGCCTCGGCGATCACCATCCGCTCTGGGTTCATCACGAGCCGGGTCGAGGCGACGGCTGGGTCCTGCAGCACCCGCTGCATCTCGCCGAGGACCCCGAAGAGGCGGTCGAGCTCGGCGTAGCCCCGGTCGAGCGGGATGCCGGTCGTCTTGCGGACGGCGAGGCCGCCGAGCTTGAAGGCCGTCTTCTGGAACGGGAACGCCTTCGAGACCCACCACTGCGCGACCTGCGGGAGCGTGAGGAGCGTCAGCGTCTCGCCCGTCGGGGCGGAGTCGAGGACGATGAGGTCGTAGTCGCCCGAGCGGTAGAACTTGTCGAGCCAGAGGAGCGCCGAGGCCTCGCCCATGCCGGGGAGCGCCGCCATCTCCTCGGCCGCGATCCGGTCCACGCCCTGCCACTTGAAGACGGAGAGCATGAGGTCGCGCATGCTCGACCAGTACTTCTGCATCGAGTAGTAGAGGTCGACCTCCATCGCGTGGAGGTTCTCCGCAACGTCGGTCGGCTCGGGGTCGAGCGGGCGGTCGAGCGCGTCGGCGAGGGAGTGCGCGGGGTCGGACGAGAGGACGAGCGTGCGGTGGCCGCGCCGGGCGGCCTCGAGCGCCGTCGCCGCAGCGCAGGTCGTCTTGCCGACGCCGCCCTTGCCGGTGAAGAGGAGGATGCGAGGGGGCATAGCAGTTCGGGATCACGGAGCCGCCTCCACCGGGCAGCACCGTCCCCGTTCCCGACGCGCTGACGATTCACGACCCGCCCACGCGTAGCGATTCCGGCAGGGGCACGGCGCGCTCGGCGAGCACGCCCTACCAAGTCCCGTCTGGCACCGAGGCGGCGGGCCGGTTGCTTCTTTGCGCGGGCAGCGGTTTCTTTCCGGCCCGTAACCCCCGCTGCCCCGTGCCGACGCTCGCGCCCGACTCGCCGCCGGCTACCGCGTCGAGAAGATGAAGCTCGACGCCGAGGCCGGGACGCTCCGCGTCAACGACGCCGTCACCCTCACCGGCATCCCGGCGGAGGCGCACCGCTACCGGCTCGGCAACCGCTCCGCCCTCGAATGGCTCGTCGACCAGCTCCGCGTCAAGACCGACAAGCGCAGCCAGATCACCCACGACCCCAACGCCGCCTTCGCCGGCGACGAGTTGCTCCAACTCATCCGCCGCGTCACGCACGTCAGCGTCGAGACCGTGCGGATCGTCGAGAGCCTGCCCGACCTCGGCCTGCCGGAGGCGTGAGGCGATGTGCTATTAGTATCAGTAGTTGGTTAGTAGGTCGACGATGCGACCCCCAAGGCCCCAGCCTCTAATACCGCTGGGCGACGGTGATGTGGTAGACGGGCTGCCGGACTTCGAGGAGCGCCAGCACCTTGCCCTCGTCCTGCATCGCAACGAGCACGTCGCCGAGTTCGGCCTGGAGCTCACGCGACATCCGGGCGGCACCAGTCTCGACCGCCAGGGCTTCGACGCGGCGGAGCGGCGCAGCGAGCCAGGGCACGTCGGCGGTGTCGAGGCCGAGCACTGGGCCTTGCGGAGCGCGGAAGCTGCTGTAGGCGAGGTCGACCGTCGTGCCGAACTGGTGGGCGCTCGCGCCGCGCGCCGCGTTGGGGTTGGTCTGGCGTAGGCGCGCCTGGTCGTCGGCCGTGCGCAGCACCGAGGTCACCTCGAACCGGAGCGGGGGCAGGCCGAACGCGGCGAGGCGGGCCTGGAAGCGCTGCCCGACCTCTTCGAGGAGCGCCCGCGTGTCCGGCGTGACGAGCGCCGACGAGTAGTCGAGTTTGCGGACGGTCCAGAACTCGGAGTCCTCCAGCGGCACGAGGCGGCCTTCGGCGACGAGGTCGGTGCGGGCGGCGTCGGTGACGGGCTGCGGGACGCCGAGACGGCGGGCGGCGGCGAGGTGCTGGGTGTTGGAGTAGCGCCCGAGGGCGCGGCGCTCGGCCGAGGTCAAGAGCGGGACGGGTCGGAGCGCGGCCTCGACCGAGTCGGCGAGTGCGGTGAGGCGGTCCAGGTTCTGGGCGAGGACGCGCGCGCTGACGGCGTCGGCCGAGTCCGCAGCGGCGTCGAAGTCAGAAGCAAGACCCAGCGTCCGGTCAGAATCCGGGGACTGGCACCCGGCGAGGACGAGGGCGGCGAGGGCGAGGCGGCGCATTGGGCGAGTCGGGGGCACGAGTAAAAAAGTCAAGATAGTTACCGAGACCGTCCCGCTCTGAGCCAACGTCCGCTGAGCGGGAGGATGGAGGAGGAGCGCGGTCCCCGCCCCGTCCTCACCATTCGCCCGTTCACCCTTTCTCTCCCCACCCTC
Coding sequences within:
- a CDS encoding ArsA family ATPase, yielding MPPRILLFTGKGGVGKTTCAAATALEAARRGHRTLVLSSDPAHSLADALDRPLDPEPTDVAENLHAMEVDLYYSMQKYWSSMRDLMLSVFKWQGVDRIAAEEMAALPGMGEASALLWLDKFYRSGDYDLIVLDSAPTGETLTLLTLPQVAQWWVSKAFPFQKTAFKLGGLAVRKTTGIPLDRGYAELDRLFGVLGEMQRVLQDPAVASTRLVMNPERMVIAEARRAYTYLQLYGYGVDAVVVNRIIPPEQAGEVMAAYVAAQAGYLEEIEGSFSPLPILRVPHVGREVFGLDLLREIGAGLYAERDPAEVFYAEQAYRMDTEGEAYVLSAHLPFAEADDVSAEQFGDELVVQVRNQRRTFGLPNFLAYYRLASAALDGDWLRARFEPQAGM
- a CDS encoding DUF5715 family protein; this translates as MRRLALAALVLAGCQSPDSDRTLGLASDFDAAADSADAVSARVLAQNLDRLTALADSVEAALRPVPLLTSAERRALGRYSNTQHLAAARRLGVPQPVTDAARTDLVAEGRLVPLEDSEFWTVRKLDYSSALVTPDTRALLEEVGQRFQARLAAFGLPPLRFEVTSVLRTADDQARLRQTNPNAARGASAHQFGTTVDLAYSSFRAPQGPVLGLDTADVPWLAAPLRRVEALAVETGAARMSRELQAELGDVLVAMQDEGKVLALLEVRQPVYHITVAQRY
- a CDS encoding type ISP restriction/modification enzyme, with product MPRADARARLAAGYRVEKMKLDAEAGTLRVNDAVTLTGIPAEAHRYRLGNRSALEWLVDQLRVKTDKRSQITHDPNAAFAGDELLQLIRRVTHVSVETVRIVESLPDLGLPEA